The Longimicrobium sp. genome includes the window GCGTTGGACCGGTCGATGTACAGCATTGCGTCGTAGCGCATCGGGAGGACGGAGGGCACGTAGTTGCCCCGCGACTCCCGCGTGGGGTGGTAGACCACGCCGATGGCCCGGTGCCCGCGCGCGTCCGCCGCCCCCTCCACGTCGTCCAGCTCATCCATCATCACCAGCTTGTCGTGCGCGCCGGCGGCATGGAAGACGTGCTCCCAACTGCCTTCGCGCGCATCGGGTACGGTCATTCGCTGCATGGGTGCGCCCCACTCCGTTCCCGCGATCACGCTGCCGCTGTGGGACGAGAACCCCGCGATCACCACCTCGCCGCCCCAGCGGTCGCGCGCCAGCGAGCCCACGTTCACCATCCCCACGCGCGCCATGTCGGTGGCCCGCGCATCGCCCACGTGCGTGTTGTGCTCCCACACGATGGCCTTGGACTGCGGGCCGTGGTGGTTCAGCAGGCGCTCCAGCGTTTCGACCATGTGGGTGTCGCGCACGTTCCAGCTCTGCGCGCCGCCCCGGATCATGGCGCGGTAGTACCGCTCGGCGTTGCGGGCGACGAGCGCGTTCTGCTCGGCGTTGAAGAAGGCCTCGCGCCCCTCGGTGCGGTAGTCGGGGCCCTTGCCGCGCAGGTCCATCAGGATGCGCATGACGGCTTCTTCGCACGAGGTGGGCACCAGGGCGGTGGCCATGGCGTAGTCCTGCACGTCCTGCTCGTACGGATCGAAGCAGCCGTAGCCGTTGCGCGCCCGGCGCGCGGCCTCGGGGTCCACCTCCTCCAGGTAGCGCGTCACCACGTCCATGGAGTCCCACAGCGAGTACACGTCCAACCCGTAGAAGCCGACGCGGCCGTCTTCAGGCAGCCCCTCGTTGTGGGCGCGCAGCCACTCGGCGAGGGAGGCCACCTCTTCGTTGGCCCACATCCACGTGGGCCAGCGCTCGAAGGTGTGGAGCATCTCGCGCGCGGTCTCGCGCCCGTCGACGCCCTTTGCCCAGCGGTTCACCAGGTAGCAGTCGGGCCAGTCGCCCTCGACGGCGATGAAGTGGAAGCCCTTTTCCGTGATCAGCCGGCGGGTGATGCGCTCGCGCCACGTGTAGAACTCGGAGGTGCCGTGCGACGCCTCGCCCAGCAGCACCACGCGCGCATCGCCCACGCGGTCCAGCAGGGGCTGCAGGTCGCCGTCGTCCTGCAGCGGGCGCGAGATGCGCTTTACTCCTTCGATCAGCCGTTCCTCCTGCATCCCTTCCTCCATGTCCCTTGGGCTGGGTCGGTTTCCTTCTACAGGTAGATTGCCGGGGAGATACTGCAGGTTTTGGGCGTGTGGTGGATGCAGAGGGGGGAGAACTTCGATCGCGGGCAGCCGGGCGCGGGTGCACGCCGCGGCGCCCCCCATCCCCAGCCCTTCCCCCGCAAACTGCGCGGGGGAAGGGAGCCAGTGTGGTGCGCTTCGGTTAGGCGAGTGCACTCGTCGAGGAACGCTGGCACAGGAACGTTGCGCTTCGACTGATCTCGGCGCATGCCCCTGGCAGCCCTCTCTCCCCGGCCCTCTCCCCCGCAAGCGGGAGAAAGGGAGAATTCGATCGTGCTTCGGCTGGCCCCGCACACTCGACTGGCGGACGCAGTCCGCGAAGGCGGACTTTGGGCCTTCGTTGCCGCGACTTCAGTCGCCCCCGCAGGGCTGAGGACGGTGTCAGCGCGGCCGGGTGGGGGGCCCTGCCGCCAGCACCACGGCCCCTGGCCCGCGCATCTCCAGCCGCCCGTGCGGCGACAGGCGCGCCACCTCGCCCTCCGTCTCCGCGCCGAACCGTCCCTCCTCCGTGGACAGCAGCAGTTCCCACGTTCCGCCGCCCACGGGCTGCGTCTCGGGCGCCGTGGAGAGGTCCACATCCAGCGCGCCGCCGAAGGAGGCGACGAGCAGCAGCGCGCTTCCGCCCTCGCCGGTGCGGCGGAGGGCCAGCGCGTGCTCGCCCAGCGCCACGGCGTCGAAGCCCTCGCGGGTGCGGCGGCGCAGGGCCGGGTGCGTGCGGCGCAGGCGCAGCAGCTCGCGGTACAGCTCCAGGATGCCGGAGTGCGGCATCCGCTCGCGCTCGTCCCAGCGAAGCTTGCTGTTCGCGAACGTGGCCGCCGCCTGCGGGTCGGGGATCTTCTCGCGCACCTCAGGATCGGCGAACGCGCTGAACTTGCCGAACTCCTTGCGCCGCCCCTCCGTCACCAGCTTCCCCAACTCTTCCGGGTGGTCGGTGAAGTACTGGAAGGGCGTCGACGCGGCCCACTCCTGCCCCATCCACAGGAGCGGCGTGTACGGCGAAAAGAGCAGCACGGCCGAGGCGGCGCGGTACACCGGCAGCGGAACGCCGTCCGTCAGCCGGTCGCCCATGGCGCGGTTGCCCACCTGGTCGTGGTTCTGAATGCAGTGCACGAACGCGCCGGGCGGCAGCCCCGCCGCCTCCGTTCCGCGCGGCGCCTCGTGGTTCTGGGACACCTGCCCCTCGTAGAACCAGCCGCGCTGCAGCGTCTTCACGAGGTCGGCCGCGGAGCCGGTGTAGTCGCTGAAGTACGCCTCGTGGTCGCCCGCCGTGTGCCGCCGCACCTGGTGGTGAAAGTCGTCAGCCCACACGCCGTCCAGCCCGTGCCCCTCGGGCGGGGGAAGGACCACGCGCCGTTCGTTGCGCTCGTCCTCGGCGATCAGCACGAAGCGGCGGTCCACCGACGCGCGCACCCGCTCGGCCAGCTCTGTCAGCACGTGCGTGGGCGAATCGTCCAAAATGGCGTGCGTCGCATCGAGCCGCAGGCCGTCCACGTGGTACTCGCGCGCCCAGTGGATAGCGTTCTGGATGGCGAACTCGCGCACCGGCTTTTTTTCGTAGTCGATGGCGTCGCCCCAAGGGGTGCAGTGGCGGTCGGTGAAGTACCGGCCGCCGGTGATGGCGTGCAGGTAGTTGCCCTCGGGCCCAAGGTGGTTGTAGACCACGTCCAGGATCACCGCGAGCCCGCGCCCGTGCGCCGCGTTGACGAAGCGGCGGAACGCGTCGGGCCCGCCGTACGACGACTCGGGCGCATACAGGAACACGCCGTCGTATCCCCAGTTGCGGGCGCCGGGAAACTCGGCCACCGGCATCGGCTCGACGGCGTTGGCGCCCAGCGCCACAATCTCGTCCAGCCGCTCGATCAGTGCGTCGAACGTCCCCTCGTCCGCGGCCGTGCCTACGTGCACCTCGTAGATCACCAGGTCGTCGTCGTCCGCCAGCCCCCGCCACGCCGAGTCCGTCCACGCAAAGGCGGATGGATCGACGACCGCCGACGCCTCGTGCACGTCGTCGGGCTGGTGGCGCGACGCAGGGTCGGGGAAGGCGCTCTCGCCATCCAGCCGGAACTTGTAGCGCGCCCCGGCACCCACGCCGGGGACGGTCGCGGCGAAGTATCCGTCCGCCCCGGCATCCAGCGGTACGACGCGCTCGGCATCGGGGCCGTAGATGACGACGTCCACCTGCTCGCTGGCGGGCGCCCAGACGCGGAACTCCACTCCTCCGTCTACTACGTTGGCGCCGAAGGGCAGGCGCCACTCGCTGGATTCACTCACCTTCCCTCGCCTCGTCCTCGATCAGCACCACCATCGACCGGCCCGCCATCGTGAACGTGGCACCGTCGGGATAGCAGACGGATTTTTCCTGCACCTCGGGGCGCGCGGTGTCGAGCATCACGCACCACCCGCGCGAAACGCCCAGGTCGGGAAGGGTGAACTCGATGTCTCCCCCGTCCACGTTGAAGAGCAGCAGGAAGTTCTGGTCGGTGATCTGCTCGCCGCGCTCGTTCCACTCTTCCATGGCCTCGCCGCCCAGCGCCATCCCGAAGCAGCGCACGTATCCAACGTTCCACTCCTCGTCCGTCATCTCCTTGCCGGCGGGGGTCAGCCACATGACGTCACGCACGTCGCTGCCGCGGATCTCCCGCCCGCGGAAGAACTTGCTGCGCCGGAAGGTGGGATGGTCGCGGCGAAGGCGTGCCACGCGCCGGGTGAACTCCAGCATCTCGCGGTCGCGCTCGCCCAGGTCCCAGTGCACCCACGCCAGCTCGTTGTCCTGCGCGTACGCGTTGTTGTTGCCGTGCTGCGTGCGGCCCATCTCGTCGCCGTGGCAGATCATGGGCACGCCCTGGGAAAGCAGGAGCGTCGTCATGAAGTTGCGCTTCTGCCGCTCGCGGGCGCGGATGATGTCCTGCCGGTCGGTGGGCCCCTCGACGCCGAAGTTGAAGGAGTGGTTGTTGTTGTCGCCGTCCTGGTTGTTTTCGCCGTTGGCTTCGTTGTGCTTGTGGTTGTAGCTGACCAGGTCGTTCAGCGTGAAGCCGTCGTGCGCGATCACGAAGTTGATGCTGGCGTGCGGCCGGCGGCCGTCGCTTTCGTACAGGTCGCTGCTCCCCGTCAGCCGGTAGCCCAGCTCGCCCAGCTTTCCCTCGTCGCCCCGCCAGTAGGCGCGCACGGTGTCGCGGTACTTGCCGTTCCACTCGGCCCAGAGGACGGGAAAGTTGCCCACCTGGTATCCGCCCTCGCCCACGTCCCAGGGCTCGGCGATCAGCTTCACCTGGCTGATGACCGGGTCCTGGTGCACGATGTCGAAGAACGCCGACAGCCGGTCCACCTCGTGAAGCTCGCGCGCCAGGGTAGAGGCCAGGTCGAAGCGGAAGCCGTCGACGTGCATCTCCTGAACCCAGTAGCGCAGGCTGTCCATCACCAGCTGCAGCGTCTGCGGATGGCGCATGTTCAGCGAGTTGCCCGTTCCCGTGTAGTCCATGTAGAACCGGGGATTGCCGGGCACCTGGCGGTAGTACGTGGGGTTGTCGATGCCCTTGAACGAAAGGGTGGGCCCCATGTGGTTGCCCTCGGCCGTGTGGTTGTACACCACGTCCAGGATCACCTCCATCCCGGCCTCGTGCAGCGCCTTGACCATCTCCTTGAACTCGCGCACCTGGTCGCAGAAGCCGCGCACCGAGGAGTAGCGGCCCGCCGGGGCGAAGTAGTTGATGGTGTTGTAGCCCCAGTAGTTGCGCAGCCCCCGCTCCACCAGGAACGAGTCGTCGACGATCTCGTGCACCGGCAGCAGCTCGATGGCGGTAACGCCCAGCGACTTCAGGTGCTCGATGATGGCCGGGTGCGACACGGCGCGGTACGTACCGCGGATGTCTTCGGGGATGTCGGGGTGAAGCATGGTGAGGCCCTTCACGTGGGCCTCGTAGATCACCGTCTGGTACCAGGGCGTGTCGGGCCGCCGGTCGTCGCCCCAGTCGAAATGGCCGTCGATGACCACGCCCTTGGGCACGGCGCGGTAGTCGAACTCGTCGTCGAGGACGAAGTCTTCGCCGGGCTGGTCCATCAGGTAGCCGAACGGCATGCCCTCGCCGCGCTCGCGGGCGCTCCAGTCAACCTTGCCGGCCAGCGCGCGGGCGTACGGATCGATCAGCAGCTTGAACGGGTTGCAGCGGTGTCCCAGGCTGGGATCGTACGGCCCGTTGATGCGATAGCCGTAGAACGTTCCGGGCCCGATCCCCTCGACGAAGCCGTGCCACACGAAGGCGGTGCGCTCGCGCAGGCGGTAGGTGCGCGAAGGCTCGGGGTCGTCGGGGGTTTCGAAGATGCAGAGCTCCACCTCGACGGCGAGCTCGGAGTAGATGGCGAAGTTGGTGCCTCCGGTCTTTTCGTCCCAGGTGGCGCCGAGGGGAAAGGGCTTGCCGGGCCAGGCGGTGACCGCCGTTTCCAGGAAGCCCGGGACGTACATCTCCGGCTGGCGCTTGACGGGGCCCGAGGGCACGGTCGGGGCCTGGTCGGGGTGAAGCCCGTGGGGCTGCGGCTGCTCGCTATCGGTGTTCTGGTCGAATTCCATTCCGTCGGTTCCTTCCGTCGTTTCGCGGGCGGCGAACGTGTCGCAGCCGCGTCTTTCAAAGGCACGAAGTCCGCCGTGCGCACCGCAGGGGGTACACTTCAGAGTATGGTGCGTCAGGCCAGGCCCGGTGCTCGGGCCGGCGCCCCCCATCCCCAGCCCTTCCCCCGCAAACTGCGCGGGGGAAGGGAGCCAGTCGAGTGCGCGGGGCCAGCCGAAGCGCTGGTTCAGGTCTCCCCCTCCCCTGCGCAGCGGGGGACGGGGGGAGGGGGCTCCCAAGGCATGCACCGAAAACCCGCCAACCCGCAACTCAAGTTCCCCCCTCTCCC containing:
- a CDS encoding erythromycin esterase family protein, producing the protein MQEERLIEGVKRISRPLQDDGDLQPLLDRVGDARVVLLGEASHGTSEFYTWRERITRRLITEKGFHFIAVEGDWPDCYLVNRWAKGVDGRETAREMLHTFERWPTWMWANEEVASLAEWLRAHNEGLPEDGRVGFYGLDVYSLWDSMDVVTRYLEEVDPEAARRARNGYGCFDPYEQDVQDYAMATALVPTSCEEAVMRILMDLRGKGPDYRTEGREAFFNAEQNALVARNAERYYRAMIRGGAQSWNVRDTHMVETLERLLNHHGPQSKAIVWEHNTHVGDARATDMARVGMVNVGSLARDRWGGEVVIAGFSSHSGSVIAGTEWGAPMQRMTVPDAREGSWEHVFHAAGAHDKLVMMDELDDVEGAADARGHRAIGVVYHPTRESRGNYVPSVLPMRYDAMLYIDRSNALCPLKMPAKLDHEPPETFPTGM
- the treZ gene encoding malto-oligosyltrehalose trehalohydrolase translates to MSESSEWRLPFGANVVDGGVEFRVWAPASEQVDVVIYGPDAERVVPLDAGADGYFAATVPGVGAGARYKFRLDGESAFPDPASRHQPDDVHEASAVVDPSAFAWTDSAWRGLADDDDLVIYEVHVGTAADEGTFDALIERLDEIVALGANAVEPMPVAEFPGARNWGYDGVFLYAPESSYGGPDAFRRFVNAAHGRGLAVILDVVYNHLGPEGNYLHAITGGRYFTDRHCTPWGDAIDYEKKPVREFAIQNAIHWAREYHVDGLRLDATHAILDDSPTHVLTELAERVRASVDRRFVLIAEDERNERRVVLPPPEGHGLDGVWADDFHHQVRRHTAGDHEAYFSDYTGSAADLVKTLQRGWFYEGQVSQNHEAPRGTEAAGLPPGAFVHCIQNHDQVGNRAMGDRLTDGVPLPVYRAASAVLLFSPYTPLLWMGQEWAASTPFQYFTDHPEELGKLVTEGRRKEFGKFSAFADPEVREKIPDPQAAATFANSKLRWDERERMPHSGILELYRELLRLRRTHPALRRRTREGFDAVALGEHALALRRTGEGGSALLLVASFGGALDVDLSTAPETQPVGGGTWELLLSTEEGRFGAETEGEVARLSPHGRLEMRGPGAVVLAAGPPTRPR
- the glgX gene encoding glycogen debranching protein GlgX; translated protein: MYVPGFLETAVTAWPGKPFPLGATWDEKTGGTNFAIYSELAVEVELCIFETPDDPEPSRTYRLRERTAFVWHGFVEGIGPGTFYGYRINGPYDPSLGHRCNPFKLLIDPYARALAGKVDWSARERGEGMPFGYLMDQPGEDFVLDDEFDYRAVPKGVVIDGHFDWGDDRRPDTPWYQTVIYEAHVKGLTMLHPDIPEDIRGTYRAVSHPAIIEHLKSLGVTAIELLPVHEIVDDSFLVERGLRNYWGYNTINYFAPAGRYSSVRGFCDQVREFKEMVKALHEAGMEVILDVVYNHTAEGNHMGPTLSFKGIDNPTYYRQVPGNPRFYMDYTGTGNSLNMRHPQTLQLVMDSLRYWVQEMHVDGFRFDLASTLARELHEVDRLSAFFDIVHQDPVISQVKLIAEPWDVGEGGYQVGNFPVLWAEWNGKYRDTVRAYWRGDEGKLGELGYRLTGSSDLYESDGRRPHASINFVIAHDGFTLNDLVSYNHKHNEANGENNQDGDNNNHSFNFGVEGPTDRQDIIRARERQKRNFMTTLLLSQGVPMICHGDEMGRTQHGNNNAYAQDNELAWVHWDLGERDREMLEFTRRVARLRRDHPTFRRSKFFRGREIRGSDVRDVMWLTPAGKEMTDEEWNVGYVRCFGMALGGEAMEEWNERGEQITDQNFLLLFNVDGGDIEFTLPDLGVSRGWCVMLDTARPEVQEKSVCYPDGATFTMAGRSMVVLIEDEAREGE